One genomic region from Longimicrobium sp. encodes:
- a CDS encoding YaiI/YqxD family protein, whose protein sequence is MKLWIDADAAPRDVKEIVFRAAKRLEMQTVLVANQRMPVPPGNPFVTAVRVEGGPDVADLYIVEQATPGDVAVTADIPLAAALVEKGVAVIDPRGDEFDAENVGERLAVRDFMDGLRGAGVETGGSRPYGPKDKQAFAGSLDRILTRALRRR, encoded by the coding sequence GTGAAGCTGTGGATCGATGCGGACGCCGCACCGCGCGACGTAAAGGAGATCGTCTTCCGCGCCGCCAAGCGGCTGGAGATGCAGACGGTGCTGGTGGCCAATCAGCGGATGCCGGTGCCGCCCGGCAACCCGTTCGTCACCGCGGTGCGGGTGGAGGGCGGCCCCGACGTGGCGGACCTGTACATCGTGGAGCAGGCCACGCCGGGAGACGTGGCCGTGACCGCCGACATTCCGCTCGCGGCAGCGCTGGTGGAAAAGGGAGTGGCGGTAATCGACCCGCGCGGCGACGAGTTCGATGCGGAGAACGTGGGCGAGCGGCTGGCCGTGCGCGACTTCATGGACGGGCTCCGCGGCGCGGGGGTGGAAACCGGCGGCTCGCGCCCGTACGGGCCCAAGGACAAGCAGGCGTTCGCCGGCTCGCTCGACCGCATTCTCACGCGCGCGCTGCGCCGGCGCTGA